In Desulfuromonadaceae bacterium, a single genomic region encodes these proteins:
- a CDS encoding CxxxxCH/CxxCH domain-containing protein, which translates to MWQKLSGEVVPSAGATTPTTYTRQFNGRYQISKGKLVCFRCHDPHANVNSKPSLLKVAKNQDQLCSDCHKPWYVNNANALLTHPVGVAVNYNTVAAANPTKYQTAVVNTANSGIRTVNGMVSCTSCHGVHFTDSDSTTADGFGNWAALSNSDGYILRSDGPRRTGANGTETAQLRSNLCQACHTYQPHGNATEPVGCLECHSGHAFNGGNPNYFVLRDVVTTNTYNTVNALDFKDATTDHGGSKSVAQVWSGEVIGDIAGYCEKCHGQLTAMSGSIRTHIEGENCRTCHQHDGANYAFEATGCDQCHGYPPTTNTPGATTGFAVGTFRYDTVSGGTIFKDESLTPHGAHAAGGSRYSFSCSDCHGNEAATTGHDTGSFQQVLDTAAGALPGLTTNGGVLSPVYTESGVGSCASVYCHSNGDPRDGVITYPVSDPVWGNGANTIIGTGTECQICHGNDVTTMGTRGNSAVHAKHLGSGTLAMGKTFSCSDCHNSTAVNSISLQTGAIGGAHVDGNKDVVFDTAGLAGNDASIGFASGTGVCTNVYCHSNGRANFKSPDWDGGAATCTTCHNNGTDDGVLTNAAPGGVDNPHVKHLAVIGIDCATCHGANDGTHASHVDGTIDSPTQATCNGCHGATVSGTGNDIEPVWSISGGNVTCKTCHLGTLASVNAKTAPGKDSAIATGHNKPSGNYVVSNNSAANKICESCHDGADVGHFDGVSGDDMRLLAAAMTCTISCHGIGGSALKNGIVTHQSKSCNVCHDPHGSSNIYMVKATSAGGYSGTVVFNSITGIDSYDEDDVANADDICATCHSYGGGAVTTHNNQTNEGVAHKEGLDCFTCHKSHTDVAAFGVGAGTACNDCHGFPPASGAHRDGATLSDPELHTITVSYNVAVEDISDCATCHSGADSYSYDPSVDQGGSLNHSNASGRKTILTSSVGYNTTSLNCSGACHASTAADGTWNDANGLNCDACHYYEAIPTSANNVGSGAVGGSHNIHFNSATVTSCANCHAIPVDTAHITTGAGTDAARISGRAAATMDEAAVTVTALNTGSDPDPGNPTCNNLACHNPSNGTYTATWTVANVAGCAFCHSNTAPATGSHGQHLNAATTFGINTIACTSCHGTAPVSNAHSDGTVNLLAGMSYTIGAEDVGGTLGSCTTSTCHNNGTAAATAVVTPTWGTPSADCTICHGNAPTTGAHTTHISGAKGPQSGTVCNTCHQSNANNTSMAGMTAHINGSVQFADGNALTTTARCNTCHGGATPAGTAKTNWPTSAPVACESCHSTTPANSQADGGGVFAPERAGAAYTSFGHGRTGAGKPGKACADCHNENSSHISGTLNDNNRLNIVLAKDYALDPDGFCGICHETANVEHIHKANGGAGTSDSGNRCTICHEPHGADGFDAMVRSSIGGKNVVGFTDRAVRTSYYLDPVNSGANTGKYGICQVCHDPTDATAEGGSIQYFNRSTATPTHYSGVCIGCHKHADTPAFKPSGCSGCHGDSVAGNFWPDAGAYPDRAGLHPTHVDAIAVKMAGGATLDNKNATCVYCHPDPGGNNVNGVGHDTNSTGSPVDISDLHKDGWNPASSYTNLQGGVDGDGSYNPAIKRCSTVDCHSNGEFTWTWYPDVLAPGQITNLAAVTGTEPGTVDLIWTAPANDGNAGPNAYHYEVRYSTAAINDTNWASATIAGGPPSVGRHGKLNATEMKVDGLTGGNTYYFAVKTSDEDDNWSTASNSVSAAAKTDNQAPIFLGLGQSHSTDETGTVVLSWEAAQDHSLPVTYTVYYDTGTIEYSAVTDTAITTTGTTLKVSGLPTGVLYHFAVRAKDSAGNSDANTIVRAVLPITTAKIQPTTVTYYTSGTTVLQTGTYGTTGSGNATLRTANFAADTNVVGTSFYASFSNGSETVGGTVTADLGYWNGVFNAFTPAVTVTKTVPPNTSNKVLRLGFGSGGMVSAGNGLALRITVTGATVSYGNAANRGDITVLLTPYNHLPTAFAFVTPPNGNGIVNISWNAATDTDGHLVHYDVVGSDDNGVTFKHVIAEGLTGTPTVNVTWDTLKAGIGLSAANTGVMVKVLAMDGYQKGDGSGADHTALTSAAWTVNNSVDTIAPGQIKDLVAETRPKSGSAYLTWTAPGDDGYDKTRAAQYDIRYAMAAITNDSDYNLATQVTSEPVPTFGGTPQGYEVVDLIPDTPYYFAIKAADETGNWSTLSDNDSVAVGTQSPTANGGRKCGICHGTPPDDVTTAGNHLQHGYTVHDCAKCHGDEVATYGIKDYNLQIRHQDGLLQLGWGRDATGAKLPQVTGVFAGSTLTYTQGGFMIYEDTSSGGFTLSPTGDQIDNGTCFNFATTNASGCHGPATPSWDENSTLPCAACHGNLLRGNDAYGQPYDDAGSEELLASPPVDNHGNSTGKYVGQHEKHLNYSFRYSKGDNCRLCHKDNVHADGKIDVDYDIDAAGIGALFTPNATGPNTPGTCGGTSVSTCHGTTATPAWDSAEVVDCVSCHNFNGSTPAHVTDPAAGVTLPNNGWATDPMSGNCTYCHLAGHPSGTPADTVLIPNNSFVGINYSGGGIHLRTDIGGRGPYSSEAEMCWGCHDSNSISEWGDNNKALTGGSPYNYGTVNSGTSAKWIVSPGVGATWSSGKAAFAYKTGAIQSTHSTSPAGSSAVTLNTAVTPKRYQENVDAVANLHCSNCHDVHDMNRAPNDAATGSPYLRGNWMGNPYEEDGAPQAGKTYTAYTYNITHSYAASTIGFGPVPRGGINYTELGGYYIDENNVVPGTGETTRTAATNPTAAWTLQNSAGLCILCHGDNVDALDQQTGENLWLGTNGHSNSALGGTGVYAANIFDYTHGRPVPSPNTTLSSEGFTNRIPNMANQRGAEVAGDNYFVYGYRLKTWNPQTHSLNKEPIDALAYDWGVTVDAATTDKWYHQFSCSKCHNPHASRLPKLMITNCLDITHNTWDDNKNSQTRSTASTTDINKKPAYYASAQTCHRRDSSRNATFNDPINGGWNLVTPW; encoded by the coding sequence ATGTGGCAAAAGCTTAGCGGTGAAGTAGTACCTTCGGCCGGTGCCACGACCCCGACCACCTACACCCGGCAATTCAACGGCCGCTATCAAATATCTAAAGGCAAACTGGTTTGTTTCCGTTGTCACGACCCCCATGCGAATGTTAATTCAAAGCCATCATTGTTGAAAGTCGCAAAGAATCAGGATCAACTTTGTTCCGATTGTCATAAACCGTGGTACGTAAACAACGCCAATGCTCTGCTGACTCACCCGGTCGGCGTCGCTGTCAACTACAATACGGTTGCTGCGGCTAATCCGACCAAATACCAGACGGCGGTTGTCAATACGGCTAACAGCGGTATCCGCACCGTCAACGGCATGGTCAGTTGTACCTCGTGTCACGGGGTTCATTTTACGGATTCCGACTCGACGACTGCTGACGGTTTTGGCAACTGGGCTGCACTTTCGAACTCAGACGGCTATATTTTGCGCAGTGACGGTCCCCGGCGCACTGGAGCGAACGGCACTGAGACGGCTCAGCTGCGGTCCAATTTATGTCAGGCTTGCCACACCTACCAGCCGCACGGCAACGCGACGGAGCCAGTCGGTTGTCTTGAATGTCACAGCGGGCACGCCTTCAACGGTGGTAACCCCAACTATTTCGTATTGCGCGACGTTGTTACAACGAACACCTACAATACGGTCAACGCTCTTGACTTCAAAGATGCGACCACCGACCATGGCGGTAGTAAAAGCGTCGCCCAGGTTTGGTCCGGTGAGGTCATCGGCGACATTGCCGGTTACTGTGAGAAGTGTCACGGTCAGTTGACCGCAATGTCGGGCAGCATCAGGACCCATATTGAGGGGGAAAATTGTCGTACCTGCCACCAGCATGACGGCGCAAATTATGCGTTTGAAGCGACCGGCTGTGACCAGTGTCACGGGTATCCGCCGACGACCAACACTCCCGGTGCGACGACCGGCTTCGCGGTTGGTACGTTCCGTTACGATACCGTATCGGGTGGTACGATTTTCAAGGATGAATCGCTGACGCCGCACGGGGCGCATGCTGCTGGAGGAAGTCGTTATTCATTTTCATGCAGTGACTGCCACGGTAATGAAGCTGCAACCACCGGACACGATACCGGTTCTTTCCAGCAGGTGCTTGACACTGCCGCCGGTGCTTTGCCCGGCCTGACGACGAATGGTGGTGTGTTATCGCCCGTCTACACTGAAAGCGGCGTCGGTAGCTGTGCAAGTGTGTATTGTCATTCAAACGGCGACCCGCGTGACGGTGTCATAACCTACCCGGTTTCCGATCCGGTTTGGGGAAATGGTGCCAACACTATTATCGGTACCGGGACCGAATGTCAGATTTGTCACGGTAATGACGTGACCACGATGGGTACGCGCGGAAACTCCGCAGTACATGCCAAGCACCTGGGCAGCGGCACGCTGGCGATGGGCAAGACCTTCTCCTGTTCCGACTGCCACAACTCGACGGCGGTTAACAGCATCTCTTTGCAAACGGGTGCCATCGGCGGTGCTCACGTCGATGGCAACAAAGATGTCGTATTCGATACCGCCGGTCTGGCGGGCAACGATGCCAGCATCGGTTTCGCCAGTGGCACCGGTGTTTGTACGAACGTTTACTGCCACTCTAACGGACGTGCCAATTTCAAGTCCCCCGACTGGGACGGCGGCGCGGCGACCTGCACCACGTGTCACAACAATGGAACTGATGACGGCGTGTTGACCAACGCCGCTCCGGGTGGTGTTGACAATCCCCATGTCAAACACCTTGCGGTCATTGGTATCGACTGCGCCACTTGCCACGGTGCAAACGACGGTACCCATGCTTCGCATGTCGATGGTACCATCGATTCTCCGACTCAGGCGACCTGCAATGGCTGCCACGGTGCAACTGTGTCCGGCACCGGGAACGATATTGAACCCGTCTGGAGTATTAGCGGTGGCAATGTAACGTGCAAAACCTGTCATCTTGGCACCTTGGCAAGCGTCAACGCCAAGACGGCACCGGGCAAGGACTCCGCGATTGCCACCGGACACAACAAGCCGAGCGGTAACTACGTTGTTTCAAATAACAGCGCCGCAAATAAAATCTGTGAATCCTGTCACGATGGTGCCGACGTCGGCCATTTTGACGGAGTCAGCGGCGATGACATGCGCTTGCTTGCAGCCGCCATGACCTGTACAATCTCCTGCCACGGCATCGGTGGTTCGGCGCTGAAGAACGGGATCGTTACCCATCAGAGCAAGTCCTGCAACGTTTGTCATGACCCGCATGGCAGCAGCAATATCTATATGGTCAAGGCGACCAGTGCTGGCGGGTACAGCGGCACGGTTGTTTTCAACTCGATTACCGGTATTGATTCGTACGACGAGGATGACGTCGCCAACGCGGATGATATCTGCGCCACCTGCCACAGCTATGGCGGTGGTGCCGTGACTACCCACAATAATCAGACGAACGAAGGTGTCGCCCACAAAGAGGGACTTGACTGTTTCACCTGCCATAAGTCGCACACTGATGTAGCTGCCTTCGGCGTGGGGGCAGGAACCGCCTGTAACGATTGTCACGGTTTCCCGCCGGCTTCCGGTGCCCACCGTGACGGGGCGACGCTGTCCGATCCGGAGCTGCATACGATCACCGTCTCTTATAATGTGGCGGTCGAAGATATTAGCGACTGTGCGACCTGTCACAGTGGTGCCGACAGCTACAGCTACGATCCGTCAGTCGATCAGGGTGGCAGTCTCAATCACAGCAACGCCTCCGGTCGGAAGACGATTTTGACGAGCAGTGTCGGTTACAATACCACCAGTCTCAATTGCTCCGGTGCCTGCCATGCCTCGACCGCTGCCGACGGTACATGGAACGACGCCAACGGTCTTAATTGCGATGCCTGTCACTACTATGAAGCGATCCCGACCAGTGCCAACAACGTCGGTAGCGGAGCGGTCGGCGGCAGCCACAATATTCACTTTAACAGCGCCACGGTTACGAGTTGTGCCAACTGCCACGCTATTCCGGTCGATACCGCTCATATCACCACCGGTGCCGGTACGGACGCCGCCAGGATCAGCGGTCGTGCGGCTGCAACGATGGATGAGGCTGCGGTGACCGTAACGGCGTTGAATACCGGCAGCGATCCCGATCCGGGCAATCCGACCTGTAATAACCTGGCCTGCCACAACCCGTCGAACGGCACCTATACGGCGACCTGGACGGTGGCGAATGTGGCTGGCTGCGCCTTCTGCCACAGCAACACCGCTCCGGCCACCGGCAGCCACGGTCAGCATCTGAACGCAGCAACGACCTTTGGCATCAACACCATTGCCTGCACCAGCTGTCACGGCACGGCACCGGTTAGCAACGCGCACAGTGACGGGACGGTGAATCTGCTGGCGGGGATGAGTTACACCATTGGAGCGGAGGACGTGGGCGGCACACTGGGGAGCTGTACCACCAGTACCTGCCACAACAATGGCACGGCAGCGGCGACGGCGGTGGTGACCCCGACATGGGGGACGCCAAGCGCCGACTGTACCATCTGCCACGGCAACGCGCCGACGACCGGGGCTCATACCACTCACATCTCCGGTGCGAAGGGGCCTCAGTCCGGAACCGTTTGCAATACCTGTCACCAGTCCAACGCAAATAATACGAGCATGGCGGGGATGACCGCCCACATCAACGGCTCGGTTCAATTTGCGGATGGCAATGCGTTGACAACGACCGCTCGCTGCAATACCTGTCACGGCGGGGCCACCCCTGCCGGAACGGCCAAGACGAACTGGCCGACCTCTGCCCCGGTTGCCTGCGAGTCGTGCCACAGCACCACTCCGGCAAACAGTCAAGCGGATGGAGGAGGGGTCTTTGCTCCGGAACGCGCCGGCGCCGCCTATACCAGTTTCGGCCATGGTCGTACCGGGGCAGGCAAGCCAGGCAAAGCGTGCGCCGATTGCCATAATGAAAATTCATCACACATCAGCGGTACGTTAAATGACAATAATCGCTTGAACATCGTTCTGGCCAAGGATTACGCTCTCGATCCGGACGGTTTCTGCGGCATCTGCCACGAGACGGCCAATGTCGAGCACATTCACAAGGCCAACGGCGGCGCTGGCACCAGCGACAGCGGCAACCGCTGCACCATTTGCCACGAGCCGCACGGCGCCGACGGCTTTGACGCCATGGTACGCAGCAGCATCGGCGGCAAAAACGTCGTCGGCTTCACCGACCGCGCCGTGCGCACCAGCTATTATCTCGATCCGGTGAACAGCGGTGCCAATACTGGCAAATACGGTATCTGCCAAGTCTGTCACGATCCTACCGACGCAACGGCAGAGGGTGGGAGCATCCAGTATTTCAACCGCAGCACGGCGACCCCAACCCACTACAGCGGCGTCTGTATCGGCTGCCACAAGCATGCCGATACTCCCGCCTTCAAGCCGAGCGGCTGCAGCGGCTGCCACGGCGATTCGGTCGCCGGCAATTTCTGGCCGGATGCCGGCGCTTATCCTGATCGCGCCGGACTGCATCCGACCCATGTCGATGCCATTGCCGTCAAGATGGCCGGCGGGGCAACGCTCGACAACAAGAACGCCACCTGCGTCTACTGTCACCCCGATCCTGGTGGCAACAACGTCAACGGAGTTGGCCATGACACCAACAGCACCGGCAGTCCGGTTGACATCTCCGACCTGCACAAGGACGGCTGGAATCCGGCCAGCAGTTATACCAACCTCCAAGGTGGAGTCGACGGCGACGGCAGTTACAATCCGGCCATCAAGCGTTGCTCCACCGTCGACTGCCATTCGAACGGCGAGTTCACCTGGACCTGGTACCCCGACGTGCTCGCCCCGGGCCAGATCACCAATCTGGCGGCGGTGACCGGCACCGAACCGGGAACGGTTGACCTGATCTGGACCGCGCCGGCCAACGACGGGAATGCCGGTCCCAACGCCTATCACTACGAGGTGCGCTACAGCACCGCTGCCATCAACGATACCAACTGGGCCAGTGCCACCATCGCCGGCGGCCCGCCTTCGGTGGGGCGCCACGGCAAACTCAATGCGACCGAGATGAAGGTTGACGGGCTCACTGGCGGTAACACCTATTACTTCGCCGTCAAGACATCTGACGAGGACGACAACTGGTCGACGGCCTCCAACAGCGTCAGCGCCGCAGCCAAAACCGACAACCAGGCACCGATCTTTCTCGGGCTGGGCCAGTCGCACAGCACCGACGAAACCGGTACCGTGGTGCTCTCCTGGGAGGCGGCCCAGGACCACTCCCTGCCGGTGACCTACACCGTCTACTATGACACCGGCACCATTGAGTACAGCGCCGTTACCGATACGGCGATTACCACCACCGGCACCACACTCAAGGTGAGCGGCCTGCCGACCGGCGTGCTTTACCACTTCGCAGTGCGCGCCAAGGACAGTGCCGGCAACAGCGATGCCAATACCATCGTCAGGGCGGTGCTGCCGATCACCACGGCGAAGATCCAGCCGACGACCGTCACCTACTACACCAGCGGCACGACGGTTCTGCAGACCGGCACCTACGGTACGACCGGCAGCGGCAACGCCACCTTGCGGACCGCCAACTTCGCCGCCGACACCAATGTTGTGGGAACCAGCTTCTACGCCAGCTTCAGCAACGGAAGTGAGACCGTCGGCGGGACGGTGACGGCCGACCTGGGTTACTGGAACGGTGTATTCAATGCCTTTACCCCGGCGGTTACGGTGACCAAGACCGTCCCGCCGAACACCTCCAATAAGGTGCTCCGTCTCGGCTTTGGCTCCGGCGGCATGGTGTCGGCCGGTAACGGGCTGGCGTTGCGCATCACCGTGACCGGCGCCACGGTCTCTTACGGCAACGCCGCCAATCGCGGTGACATCACCGTGCTGCTGACCCCCTACAATCATCTGCCGACGGCCTTTGCCTTCGTCACGCCGCCGAACGGTAACGGGATCGTGAATATTTCCTGGAATGCCGCGACCGACACGGACGGCCACCTCGTGCATTACGACGTGGTTGGCAGCGACGACAACGGCGTCACCTTCAAGCATGTGATCGCTGAAGGACTGACCGGTACGCCCACGGTCAACGTCACTTGGGATACCCTCAAGGCCGGTATCGGTCTGAGCGCCGCGAACACTGGCGTGATGGTTAAGGTGCTGGCCATGGACGGCTACCAGAAGGGGGATGGCAGCGGTGCCGACCACACTGCCCTCACCTCGGCGGCCTGGACGGTAAATAACAGCGTCGATACCATCGCTCCGGGACAGATCAAAGACCTCGTCGCCGAAACGCGGCCGAAGAGCGGCTCCGCCTACCTCACCTGGACGGCGCCGGGCGACGACGGTTACGACAAGACCCGTGCCGCCCAGTACGACATCCGCTACGCGATGGCGGCGATCACCAACGACTCCGACTACAATCTGGCCACTCAGGTGACCAGTGAGCCGGTGCCGACCTTCGGCGGTACGCCGCAGGGTTACGAGGTGGTCGACCTGATCCCGGATACCCCCTACTACTTCGCCATCAAGGCTGCCGACGAAACCGGCAACTGGTCGACTCTCTCCGACAATGACTCGGTCGCGGTCGGCACTCAGAGCCCGACGGCCAACGGCGGCCGTAAGTGTGGCATCTGCCATGGCACGCCACCCGACGATGTCACCACTGCGGGCAACCATCTCCAGCATGGCTACACTGTTCACGACTGCGCCAAGTGCCACGGCGATGAGGTAGCGACCTACGGCATCAAGGACTACAATTTACAGATCCGTCACCAAGACGGACTGCTACAGCTTGGCTGGGGGCGCGATGCGACAGGCGCCAAGCTGCCTCAGGTGACCGGCGTGTTTGCCGGCAGCACCCTTACTTATACGCAGGGCGGCTTCATGATCTACGAAGACACCAGCTCCGGCGGTTTCACCTTGTCGCCGACCGGCGATCAGATCGACAACGGTACCTGCTTCAATTTCGCCACCACCAACGCGAGCGGCTGCCACGGGCCGGCGACCCCATCCTGGGATGAAAACTCGACCCTGCCGTGCGCGGCCTGCCACGGTAATCTCTTGCGAGGCAACGACGCTTATGGGCAGCCCTACGACGATGCAGGGAGCGAGGAGCTTTTGGCATCGCCGCCGGTCGACAACCATGGCAACTCCACCGGCAAGTACGTTGGCCAGCACGAGAAGCATCTCAACTACTCATTCCGCTACTCCAAGGGCGATAATTGTCGGCTCTGCCATAAGGACAATGTTCATGCCGACGGCAAAATTGATGTCGACTATGATATCGACGCGGCTGGTATAGGGGCTCTCTTCACTCCGAATGCTACTGGACCCAATACCCCGGGAACTTGTGGCGGGACTTCTGTGTCTACCTGCCACGGTACAACCGCAACGCCAGCCTGGGACAGCGCGGAGGTTGTCGATTGCGTCAGCTGCCACAACTTCAATGGCAGCACCCCGGCGCACGTGACCGATCCGGCTGCCGGCGTCACTCTGCCCAACAACGGCTGGGCCACTGACCCGATGTCGGGCAACTGCACCTACTGTCACCTTGCCGGTCATCCGAGCGGAACGCCGGCGGATACGGTACTGATCCCCAACAACAGCTTCGTTGGCATCAATTACTCGGGCGGCGGTATTCACCTGCGCACCGATATCGGTGGACGCGGCCCCTACAGCTCCGAAGCCGAGATGTGTTGGGGATGCCACGACAGCAACAGCATCTCCGAATGGGGGGATAACAACAAAGCGCTGACCGGCGGCAGCCCCTACAACTACGGGACCGTCAATAGTGGTACGAGCGCCAAGTGGATCGTCTCGCCCGGTGTCGGCGCCACCTGGAGCAGCGGCAAGGCCGCATTCGCCTACAAGACCGGGGCGATCCAGTCGACCCACAGCACCAGCCCGGCCGGCTCCAGTGCCGTCACTCTTAATACGGCGGTGACGCCGAAGCGCTACCAGGAGAATGTTGATGCCGTGGCCAACCTGCACTGCAGCAACTGCCACGACGTGCACGACATGAACCGGGCACCCAACGATGCCGCCACTGGCTCCCCCTACCTGCGCGGCAACTGGATGGGGAACCCCTACGAAGAGGACGGTGCGCCACAGGCCGGCAAAACCTATACCGCCTATACCTACAACATCACTCATTCTTACGCCGCTTCGACCATCGGTTTTGGTCCGGTCCCACGCGGCGGTATCAACTATACGGAGCTTGGTGGCTACTACATCGACGAGAATAATGTCGTCCCCGGCACTGGCGAGACCACACGGACTGCGGCCACCAACCCGACCGCCGCCTGGACGTTGCAGAACTCTGCGGGGCTCTGTATCCTCTGCCATGGTGACAACGTCGACGCCCTTGACCAGCAGACCGGCGAGAATCTCTGGCTCGGCACTAATGGCCACTCCAACTCGGCTCTTGGCGGCACCGGTGTTTATGCGGCCAACATCTTCGACTACACCCATGGTCGGCCCGTTCCGAGCCCTAACACGACCCTTAGTTCAGAGGGCTTCACCAATAGGATACCCAATATGGCCAATCAGCGGGGGGCAGAGGTGGCCGGTGACAATTACTTTGTCTACGGTTACCGCCTCAAGACCTGGAACCCGCAGACGCATAGCCTCAACAAGGAACCGATCGATGCTTTGGCCTATGATTGGGGTGTGACCGTCGATGCTGCAACCACCGACAAATGGTATCACCAGTTCAGTTGCTCCAAGTGCCACAACCCGCACGCCTCGCGGCTGCCGAAACTGATGATCACCAACTGCCTCGACATCACCCACAACACCTGGGACGATAACAAAAATTCCCAGACCCGCAGTACCGCCAG